In Oncorhynchus masou masou isolate Uvic2021 chromosome 31, UVic_Omas_1.1, whole genome shotgun sequence, the sequence caacagacaaacagaaaacacaggtataaatacacaggggataattgggaagatgggtgacaactggaggggggtggagacaatcacaaagacaggtgaaaccgatcagggtgtgacaccatgACCTTAAATAAAATCTGTTGACAGAGGGAAGGGCTGTGAGGAACCTGTAGGAGACCCACGTAGTAACCACCTGTTGACACGCATCCGGTTGTAGCCAGCTGACCCTGCAATGGTTGCCCTCTGGAAGACAGACACATTGCTGGAAGGTTCTGAGTGCTTCTGGACATAGGCAGGCTGTGTGTTTATAATGAGCTGGGATTCACGCAATGTCAGGGGAGGAGATATATTACTTTTACAAAGATGGACACCCCCACACTCTTATCCACAGCATAACTGGCCTGTTGCCCGAAGCCTGCCTCTTGTCCAGCCACAATGCATCAGAGGaggacaaagcaggggaaggggagGCTCTAATGAAGCCACTTTACACCCTTTCAATTAAGTATATAATGAGTGGAAACAATTACGCACAATAACCCACTTGCCTTTCCATGGAAACCTTTGGTATGGTAACCTATTGTCCCTATCCTCTGTCCCTACCCTCTGTCACCTTGCACAACATATGATGATATATGAGTTATATTGACACTGAGCTGTTTAATAAATGGTATCACACAGAAGTGGTCATGGAGTCATTGAAAGCACATGTGCAATAGCTTACATAATCCTCTTGCTCTTCATCTTGCAATTCATATCACACAGGCATTCATACTGTatcttactgtactgtataccgCCATGGGACAGGGCCAATTAGCACTCTTCACTGCAGACTATTCTAAGATTTCTGCACTGTAACATATCTGATGTGAAGGCTTCATGTAACAGTTCTGACGTGTACAGTAACAGATCTCTGAGGCAGGAAGAGTTCACACTGTTCGACAGCATCCAAGACTTCCATGGTGATataaactatatatacaaaagtatgtggacacccgttcaaatgagtggattcgactatttcagccacacccgttgctgacatgtgtataaaattgagcacaccgccatgcaatcgccatagacaaacattggcagtagaatggccttactgaagagctcagtgactttcaacgtggcatcataaaaggatgccacctttccaacaagtcagttcgtcaaatttctgccctgctagagtttccccggtcaactgtaagtgctgttattgtgaagtggaagggtctaggagcaacaaccgCTCAGccttgaagtggtaggccacacaagctcacaaaatgGGACCGCTGAAGCGTGAAGAGCGTAAAAATCTCACTAGCAAATTCAACCTGCCTCctgaagcaacgtcagcacaaaaactgttcgtcgggagcttcatgaaaagggtttccatggccgagcagccactcACATCCTAAGATCACTATGttcaatgccaagtgtcagctggagtggtgtaaagcttgccgccattggactctgtagCATTGGAAACGCatactctggagtgatgaattactcttcaccatctggcagtctgaaagacaaatctgggtttgtaggatgccaggagaatgctacctgccccaatgcatagtccCAACTGTAAacttggtggatgaggaataatggtcagggtctgtttttcatggttcaggctaggccccttacttccagtgaagggaaatcttaacgctacagcatacactGACAtgctagacgattctgtgcttccaactttatgtCAACAGTCGGGGggtggccctttcctgtttcagcatgacattgccACCGTGCACAAAGAAGGTCAATacggaaatggtttgtcgagattggtatggaagaacttgactggcctgcacagagccctgacctcaaccccatcaaacacctttgagatgaattcGAACGCCGACAGCGAGCCAAgtctaatcacccaacatcagcgaccaacctcactaatgctcttgtggctgaatggaagcaagtccctgcagcaatgttccaacatctagtggaaagccttcccataagagtggaggctgttatagcagcaaagtggggaccaactccatattaatgtccatgattttttaatgagatgttcgacgagtaggtgtccacatactttaggtcatgtagtgtatggcAAATCATCATGAGCCATTGAGTAAGATACCAATCAGTTTCACGGTCTTCTGTAACCACAGTTCACGTCTGGGTAAAGTCGTGCATTTAAAACCTTAAGCATAGGCATTGGCCATCTGAAAGACCGGCATTGGCATTATCATTCAGCAGTAAATGAGTCCCTACTCTGCACAATTTGCAATACTCCCTTGAAAATTGATGAATAATTATCTTACCATTTTTACTTGGCAGCTTATTAAAGTGAGACACTAGGGAAAAGCTTGATAAGATGCGACTGTAGGTTAGTTCCATTTCACATGGGCAACATTGGAACCAAGTTCTGTCATTGGGATATGTAGTTAATTGTAGAAGATTAGCCTGCTGTTTGGATTATTGTTGAGTAATAAGATTGCTAATTATAAGGTTAATAAAATCCATTATGGATTGAGATCGAAAGATAGATCTTTATTTGAGATGTACTTCACCTTGCATTTGTGTATAGCCACTCCGTTGTGTGTATATCCATGATGGGTTTGGTGTCCAAATGCGCTTTAATGCTGAACTACACCTGACGTTGGTAGCCGCATTGTATTGTAGAGTTTACCAGTAGTTTCCTTTCCAAAGTAAACAAATCAAGTTTGGATGAAGTACAAGGGAGGTTTTGCAACGCTTTTTAATTAGTCCTCGGAGCTGCGGACATCACCTCCGTTATCCTTCATTGGAGTGCACAGAAGAACACGACATAAAAAGTGAAAGGTATGGTAACCACAAAAAGTAAACTACATAGTTGAGGTATGTTACATGGTCAGATGTTTGTATTACAAATCTCTGCTGTGACCTTTAAATACCTGGTTTGACCTTAAGGCATAGGCCGTATGCCTACTTTTTATCTAGTGTGCCaataaaaacatttgttttaCATGTTTACATGTGTTTTGATAGACCACAaaactttatttatttaattacttACTACTTTATTTCGTATTCATCTCGAGGTAGAATAACTAGTGACCAGTTGAACAACGTggtctgttgcttttatacaacGGATGCAGCCTTCTTTAGAACGACACTGCGGTAGACTTGACGATAGGTCGTATGCCAGGAATTGTGTAGTTTTCCTTAACCAGGTCAGGCGCAATGTGTTTTTTAAACTCAGTAAATACTTTCCCTATAGGCCCACTGCCATCAGGTGGCAGACGTGAGGTAATCGAGGGACCAGAGTGGAGAGTCAAATAGAAACAGAACTCGATAACCCCTATTCTTATCCCTCAGCTGCATGGTTCTGTATTTCAGAGAGGTGGTGTGAGGTAATACAAGGCCCGCCCCACTGTGTGCTTTTCCAATGTGGCATTTACCGTTAAAATAAACAGGCTGAATGGATCTCAAAGAGCCATCCAGCAGCAGCGCGCGCCACCTGCATGTGTGCTTATTTTCATGATGCAAATAGCACCTATTATAAAACACATTTTCTATTCCCCTATTATGAAGGTTTCAATTTAATCCACGTATAGAACGTATTGTTTATGATGACTATCAGTCAGTTGTTGTGAAGTTCCCAATTGCCAAGAGGTCATTGCGTCATGACGCAAAAGAAATAGACAAAAAAGTTGGATGACTAATCAGGGACACATTTGTTTTTACTAAAACCacttaattaaaaaaaatgtaatcttgCATTTTCAGCAAAAAATCTCAACGTGCTCTGAGAAAGGGCTACCGCTTATGCGGAAAATTTACTTATAGGCCTACTGAACAAATAGCCTAGTTGTAATAGCACGCCCGATATGGTGACGAAACGGTTAAGTTAAACATAGTGTCTGTAAAATAAGCCCTTGCCCCTCTCTGTGCATGCGTAGACAAACTAATTATATGAAAGTGAGAGCCTACATTTCCACTCCAAGTAGTTCACCTGAATTTCACTATGGAGATGTGGTGCGCAACTCCCTGACAGAATCAAgtgtgtacaaaacatcaccCGTACCCCAGCATCACTTAGATTACATTTTTACTGAAGTGACACATTTACGAAGTGTTTTGTGTAGTTGCGATACTTTTTGCCATGGAGAGGTTTTCTTTTCTACTTTTTTGCCTGCTTTATGTTCTGGTTAGTTTAAGCACTGGACAGCGCCATTTACGTGCCCGAATGGGGCCATGGAGACACAGAATCCAATGGGAGAACAACGGTCGGATGTATAGTTTACTCAGCACGGGGTCTGAATATCTCGCACCGGCACAGGCGAGGAAACTACCTGCTCAGCTCTATCTGACCACCAATAATGATTTCCATACACGTCACCCACCTTCCCCGAGGGACACGGTGCCGGTGGCGGGATACCCAGGAGCGCGTCCCCCTCCCCAAGGAGACACCGGTTCCACTTCCAACGGTACTGATTCCGGGGCTCTCCAGGAGTTCTCAGGCAGTGGGATACCGAGGGGAGGACGAAACACTACTCGGGTTGATGTCAGCCTGCCGGTTCGGCGACCGGTCTCTGTGTCACCGGTCAGAAGCGCAGAGAATGCGCATGATCAGGGCACGATCCAAGCGCGACATGAGACCCCAGAAGCATCAGCCCACCCACCCACATCTGGCTACGTGAATAATTCAGAGCGCATTGCCCAAGCAGCGGATTCTATTCCCTCATCCAGACGCATTCCAGCTCCAGAATCAAATACATCTCCAACTGCGCTGAGTGCGCTTTCTAACAATGGCGTGGAGGCGCACATCACTCGCTCGCAGCCCCAGCAACCGAGGAGGGTTGAAAGTAATAATATGAtaggtgattatgatgatgatccCACGGACCCAAATAAAAACCACCAAAATTCTGTTTTTTATAACGGAAGAACCAGAGAACCTGTGCGTCTTCCACCGGGAACAGGCTATGGCACCAGATTATTTCATAACGGTAAGGTAGACAGTATGTGAAAATTAGGCTAGCTTTTCTATATTTTATATAGTAGGGTGTTCTATTTTACCCAGGGCCATTTGCTTTGCATTATGCAGACATATTTTTACATACAGATAAAAGTACAGAATATTACAAACAATACATAAAACACTTCAGACTCTCTTGTTGATAAAAATACAAATGTGGTAGGTTACAACAACCCTCACACACCCTTGTAAATCATACAGCTAACACATTATGATTCCTCATTCCTCTTCCCCAGGTCTCCCAGACCTTGTCCCTGACCCCTACTATATCCAAGCTGCTTCTTATATTCAACGGGTACAGATGTATGCCCTGAGGTGTGCAGCAGAGGAAAACTGTCTGTCACGGTAGGAGTTCATGTTTTATTATTGATTACACATATCAATGTGTATGATCAATACCACTAAAACATTTATATTGGCATCATCAATGTATCATTAGACAAATTAATAATATTTGACATATACAGTCATTTGTTTGATTAGTGGTAGACATCAGGCAGGTTGTGTCGACCAGACTTCCTTGGCACTGGCCCATTTGGAAATAACAGTATAATGACAGTACCATACAATCTGGCAGCCGACCTCGAtttttccctctgtttctctgctCTGCCAAGTAAAATAAACTTCAAATGAAAGGCTGTGGATTCCTGAGGTGAATGTTAAACTGTCCCAAATACACCTCAAGCCTCCTCCTCAGTGTCTTCTAAAGCATAATACGTGAACTGTTACTAACTTGTTATTAAGCTGTCATTAATGATAATTCAAATGACGGTCCATGCTCTTACCTGTAATAATTGGGGCCAGGAGTTTTTTCTGACCAAGAAAGTTATGGTCAGGTGACATTGTCAGGAAAACTCCTGACCCTAGTCATTATGTACAGtctgttatttgtattttttatttctctCCCCCAAGGTCAGCGTATCGACCAGGTGTCAGAGACATCGACTACAGGACTCTACTGAGGTTTCCTCAGAGGGTGAAGAACCAGGGGACTGCCAACTTCCTCCCAGTCAAACCCAGTCACCAATGGGAATGGCACAGCTGCCACCAGCACTACCACAGCATGGAGGCCTTCAGTAACTATGACCTGCTGGATGTCATCACAGGCAGGAAGGTGGCAGAGGGACACAAGGCCAGCTTCTGTCTGGAGGACACGAGCTGTGACCCGGGAGTCCGCCGACGCTTCGCctgcacagcacacacacaggttcTGATAGTTTAATTGATCAATCGATCAACCAATCAGTTTGTTATATGTTTTTAATCACATGTTTGGTACAGGGATTGGGTCCTGGTTGCTATGACACCTACAATGCCAACATTGATTGCCAGTGGATTGACATCACAGACGTGCCACCAGGAAACTATATTCTCAAGGTAACACTATAGTCACTTTAAGGAagagacagatatacagtgcGCTACAAAAGTATTGGGGCAGTATTGGCTCTGTACTTCAGCACTTTGGATttaaaatgatacaatgactatgaggttaaagtgcagactgtcagctttaatgtgagggtattttcatacatatcaggtgaaccgtttagaaattacatcACTTTTTGTACATGGTCCCCTCATTTTTGGGGACCAAAAGAATTGGGGGAAATCCACTTATATGTGTAGTAAaatagtcaaaagtttagtattcggatagtcctgaattaatcgtgaataatgatgagtgagaaagttacagaagcaCAATATCATACACCCACGACCTGCTAACCTctaaccattacaataacaggggaggtaagCATTTTTGGGGGTtatgatatttgtgtgtctgtcATCATTATTCATAATTAATTCATGACTaactgtaatcatggtagcatccacagtaGTGTacaagtgtttagaaacatattctattcttatttacaataaaagtgactccaaaatgacaatacattatttcaCATTTGTCAGGACTCctcttcccgttcgggtggcgctcggtggTCGTTGTCGCAGGCCTACgagctgccactgattctttcctctccctccttgtctgtttattggttacacctgttatgCGTTTGTGgtgattagttgggctttattagtcagccggcccgcctgtttCTTTGTGCAGAATTGTTTGTTGTAACATTTGTGTATGTTGGAGACGAACGTGTTTGTTCCTGTTCGTGGGTTTTTCTGGACTGTTTTAGTCCCCGTGTTTGTTCCTGTTCGTGGGTTTTTCTGGACTGTTTTAGTCCCCGTATTTGTTCCTGTTCGTGGGTTTTTGCGGACTGTTTtagtccccgtgtttggggcatttgttttttAGCACCCAGTGTTTCGTGGGGTGGCCTTTGTTCGCCGTGTGTGCATTAAAGAGCACTACCttgaactctctgtttcctgcgcctgacttcacaCACACGACACCCAGATCGTTACAACATTCATTTCCATTgcgcacaaaataatctgaaacacaaccaaaacagcaaatgcatccaacaagtttgtagggTTACAAGCTTAATGTAATCATTACGAGCtagaaacatgggaccaaatactaaactcttgactactttaatacacatagaAGTGAATTTGTCCCCATAATATTGGTCTCCTAAATGGGTAGACTATGTACACAAAGTTCTGTACTTTCTAAACGTTTCACCCGAAATTGAGGAAAATACCCTGAAATTAAAGCTGACCATCTGCACTTTAAACTCATATTCATTGTATCATtgcaaatccaaagtgctggagtacatagccaaaacaacaacaaatgtgtcactgtcccaatacttttggagctcactgtaaacCAGATAGATACAGCTCTTTGTCACTGGCATTTTTCAGTTGTCCAAAACCTATAGCAAAACTAGCAACATGTCATTGACCCGTCTTGTCTCACGATGTATCTCAGGTGACGGTAAACCCAACTATGCAAGTGCAGGAGTCAGATTTCTCAAACAACATAGTGAAGTGTGACATCAGGTACACAGGAAGCTATGTCCATGCCAGGAACTGTAGGATCACTGGGTAAGTCACAAGACTTTCTGTATATAATTGATATACACATTTAATTTTTGATACTGTGAAATATGTGTTTGTTTATCATTGGTTTGTGTTGATTCTACAGGAGTTAACCCTAAATTGCTCTGATGGAGGGGACCATTTTCTGCTACCATACGCCTGCCAATGATAACCAAGCCAGACGAGTAACATGTATGGATTTGTATCAATATTTTTTGAAGTCAGTAATGACACCTGTCTTTCCTTAAGCACTTTCTGGCTTTTTAAAATCATCCAATGCATATGTTCTTAGGTGTGAGCTGTGATGTACTTAGCTACAGTAAGTATTTAACAAGTTATCCTCTTTGTAATAAAAACATGCACGTTCTGCATGAAAGGAGGTTGTATACAGTATGTCAAAGTTACAGTAGTATAATGCTAAGCTAAAATGTATACTATGGTGCTGTGCAAACATAGACATAAAAAGTCTTCGAAAGGCCATTTCAAATCAAACAAATTTGTTTGTTTTGTGTCCCAAGTTGACAGTTATTCCAAGAAAGTCAATGGTGCTCTTGTCTCCTTTAGGCCATTTCTATTTTGATGGAGAATAAATTATTTatccccattatttttatttctactttgcacattcttccactgcaaatctaccattccagtgttttacttgctatattgtatttactttgccaccatggccttttttgccttacctcccttatctcacctcatttgctcacatcgtatatagacttgtttatactgtattattgactgtatgtttgttttgttttactccatgtgtaactctgtgtcgttgtatgtgtcaaactgctttgctttatcttggccaggtcgcaattgtaaatgagaacttgttctcaacttgcctgcctggttaaagaaaggtgaaataaaataaataaaaaatgcagTAAACCAGACACTGACCCCAAAGTTTATGCTTATTGAAATGAGCCACACATATGTACTTTATTTATGTGATTATATGCACCATATATTCCTATGGATGGATAATAAAATGCATGGATTTCTTTGCATTCTTTTATTCAAACTACTAAAGCAGGCATAAGAACACTAACTGCTACTGTCAAACAGTGTATATActgggtttaaaaatatatacagtatatttggtTATTTTGTAATGAAAATAGATACTGTATGTTTTTGAGGAAGTTTTTCAGCAGTTCTTAGTTTGAGAATTTGTCTTTTGTAATAAAGTTTGCCTAAAAATGTTGAGAAAAATATCAAATATGACttgagccttattctaaactcagcaacaacaaaaaaatgtcaatttttcaggaccctgtctttaaaAGATCAttcttaaaaatccaaataacaaaACATCTTCATTGTAaggggtttaaacactgtttcccatgcttgttcaatgaaacataaacaattaatgaacatgcacctgtggaccggtcgttaagacacaaacagcttacagacagtaggcaattaaggtcacagttatgaaaacttaggacactaaagaggtatttctgctgactctgaaaaacaccaaagaaaGATCCCCTGGGTcgctgctcatctgcgtgaacctgccttaggcatgctgcaaggaggcatgaggactgcagatgtggccagggcaataaattgcaatgtctgtactgtgagatgcctaagacagcgctacagggagacagaacggacagctgatcatcctcgcagtggcagaccacgtgtaacaacacctgcacaggatcggtacatccgaacatcacacctgcgggacaggtccaggatggcaacaacaactgccagagttacaccaggaatgcacaatccctccatcagtgctcagactgtctacaataggctgagagaggctggactgagggcttgtaggcctgttgtaaggcaggt encodes:
- the LOC135525034 gene encoding protein-lysine 6-oxidase-like, whose protein sequence is MERFSFLLFCLLYVLVSLSTGQRHLRARMGPWRHRIQWENNGRMYSLLSTGSEYLAPAQARKLPAQLYLTTNNDFHTRHPPSPRDTVPVAGYPGARPPPQGDTGSTSNGTDSGALQEFSGSGIPRGGRNTTRVDVSLPVRRPVSVSPVRSAENAHDQGTIQARHETPEASAHPPTSGYVNNSERIAQAADSIPSSRRIPAPESNTSPTALSALSNNGVEAHITRSQPQQPRRVESNNMIGDYDDDPTDPNKNHQNSVFYNGRTREPVRLPPGTGYGTRLFHNGLPDLVPDPYYIQAASYIQRVQMYALRCAAEENCLSRSAYRPGVRDIDYRTLLRFPQRVKNQGTANFLPVKPSHQWEWHSCHQHYHSMEAFSNYDLLDVITGRKVAEGHKASFCLEDTSCDPGVRRRFACTAHTQGLGPGCYDTYNANIDCQWIDITDVPPGNYILKVTVNPTMQVQESDFSNNIVKCDIRYTGSYVHARNCRITG